In one Pseudomonas fitomaticsae genomic region, the following are encoded:
- the coaD gene encoding pantetheine-phosphate adenylyltransferase, protein MNRVLYPGTFDPITKGHGDLVERASRLFDHVIIAVAASPKKNPLFPLEQRVELAREVTKHLPNVEVVGFSTLLAHFAKEQNANVFLRGLRAVSDFEYEFQLANMNRQLAPDVESLFLTPSERYSFISSTLVREIAALGGDISKFVHPAVAEALTLRFKK, encoded by the coding sequence ATGAACCGAGTGTTGTACCCAGGTACCTTCGACCCTATTACCAAGGGCCATGGCGATCTGGTCGAACGCGCCTCGCGCCTGTTCGACCACGTGATCATCGCCGTCGCTGCCAGCCCCAAGAAGAATCCGCTGTTCCCGCTGGAACAACGGGTCGAGCTGGCCCGCGAGGTCACCAAACACCTGCCGAACGTGGAAGTGGTCGGCTTCTCGACGCTGCTGGCGCATTTCGCCAAAGAGCAGAACGCCAACGTGTTCCTGCGTGGCCTGCGCGCGGTGTCGGACTTCGAGTACGAATTCCAGCTGGCCAACATGAACCGCCAGTTGGCTCCGGATGTTGAGAGCCTGTTTCTCACTCCATCCGAGCGTTATTCGTTCATTTCCTCGACCCTGGTGCGGGAAATCGCGGCCCTGGGCGGCGATATCAGCAAGTTCGTCCACCCGGCGGTGGCCGAAGCCCTGACCCTGCGCTTCAAGAAGTAA
- a CDS encoding AraC family transcriptional regulator: MSDQGESIRFWQAAPLAGVELLTARYIEHRFAPHVHDGYVIGMIMAGAQRYRYRGAEHLAGSGTLVLINPDEVHNGHKGTEDGWLYRAFYPDTGQIVALLNELELPTAPMPAFGATLYRDPDLVNGFCQLHRLLESPATALQQQTVWREMMMLLLQRHAAVQINGNPGKEHRAVAMAKELLHAQLAAPPSLEELAAAVNLSPFHFARVFRRATGMPPHSWLMQQRIACARGLLQSGCLPVEVATQLGFADQSHLSRQFKQVYGVGPAAYRSARLDR, translated from the coding sequence ATGAGCGATCAGGGCGAGTCGATCCGGTTCTGGCAAGCCGCGCCTCTGGCCGGGGTCGAGCTGTTGACTGCGCGCTACATCGAGCATCGTTTTGCCCCGCACGTCCACGACGGTTATGTGATCGGCATGATCATGGCCGGCGCCCAGCGCTACCGTTATCGCGGCGCCGAACACCTGGCGGGCAGCGGCACGCTGGTGCTGATCAATCCGGACGAAGTGCATAACGGCCACAAAGGCACCGAGGACGGCTGGCTGTACCGGGCGTTTTATCCCGACACCGGGCAGATCGTCGCGCTGCTGAATGAGCTGGAACTGCCGACCGCACCGATGCCGGCCTTCGGTGCGACGCTGTATCGCGATCCGGATCTGGTCAACGGTTTCTGTCAGTTGCATCGTTTGCTGGAAAGCCCCGCCACCGCGCTGCAACAGCAAACGGTGTGGCGCGAAATGATGATGCTGCTGTTGCAGCGTCACGCGGCCGTGCAGATCAACGGCAATCCCGGCAAAGAGCACCGCGCGGTGGCAATGGCCAAGGAATTGCTGCACGCGCAACTGGCGGCGCCACCCTCACTGGAAGAACTGGCGGCGGCCGTGAACCTGTCGCCCTTCCACTTCGCCCGGGTGTTCCGCCGCGCCACCGGCATGCCGCCGCACAGCTGGCTGATGCAACAGCGGATCGCCTGCGCGCGGGGCTTGTTGCAGAGCGGCTGCCTGCCGGTGGAAGTCGCCACGCAGCTGGGATTTGCCGACCAGAGCCATCTGAGCCGGCAGTTCAAACAGGTTTACGGCGTGGGGCCGGCGGCCTATCGCAGTGCGCGACTGGATCGCTGA
- a CDS encoding coniferyl aldehyde dehydrogenase, whose product MTADIAYLQTLQQPLEELNRLFDAQRAAYAANPMPPAAQRQQWLKALRDLLSSERQALIDAISSDFSHRSADETLLAELMPSLHGIHYASQHISQWMKPSRRKVGVAFQPASAKVVYQPLGVVGVIVPWNYPLFLAIGPLTGALAAGNRVMLKLSESTPATGLLLKELLARIFPEDLVCVVLGEADVGVAFSKMRFDHLLFTGSTSVGKHVMRAAAENLTPVTLELGGKSPAIVSHDVPLKDAAERIAFGKTLNAGQTCVAPDYVLVPEDRVGGFVEAYRQAVRGFYPTLADNPDYTAIINERQLARLNSYLSDATSKGALLIPLFDQGQGRRMPHSLLLNVSDEMTVMQDEIFGPLLPIVPYQDLDQAFAYINQRPRPLALYYFGYDKREQKRVLSETHSGGVCLNDTLLHVAQDDMPFGGIGPSGMGHYHGHEGFLTFSKAKGVLVKQRFNAAKLIYPPYGKSIQKLIQKLFIR is encoded by the coding sequence ATGACTGCCGATATTGCCTACCTGCAAACGCTGCAACAGCCGCTGGAAGAGCTCAACCGGTTGTTCGATGCGCAGCGTGCCGCGTACGCCGCCAACCCGATGCCGCCTGCGGCCCAGCGTCAGCAATGGCTCAAGGCACTGCGCGATTTGCTGAGCAGCGAACGGCAGGCCCTGATCGACGCGATCAGCTCCGACTTCAGCCACCGCAGCGCCGATGAAACCCTGCTCGCCGAACTGATGCCGAGCCTGCACGGCATTCATTACGCCAGCCAGCACATCAGCCAGTGGATGAAACCTTCTCGGCGCAAAGTGGGTGTGGCTTTCCAGCCGGCGTCGGCGAAAGTCGTGTATCAGCCGCTCGGCGTGGTCGGCGTCATCGTGCCGTGGAACTACCCGCTGTTCCTGGCCATCGGCCCGTTGACCGGCGCGCTCGCGGCCGGCAACCGGGTGATGCTCAAACTCAGCGAATCGACCCCGGCCACCGGCCTGCTGCTCAAGGAACTGCTGGCGCGGATCTTCCCCGAGGATCTGGTGTGCGTGGTGCTCGGCGAAGCCGATGTCGGCGTGGCGTTTTCGAAAATGCGCTTCGACCACCTGCTGTTCACCGGCTCCACCAGCGTCGGCAAGCATGTGATGCGCGCAGCGGCAGAAAACCTGACACCGGTGACCCTGGAACTGGGCGGCAAATCCCCGGCCATCGTTTCCCACGACGTACCGCTCAAGGACGCCGCCGAACGCATCGCTTTCGGCAAGACTCTCAACGCCGGCCAGACCTGCGTGGCCCCGGACTACGTGCTGGTGCCGGAAGATCGAGTCGGCGGTTTCGTCGAAGCCTATCGCCAGGCCGTACGCGGGTTTTATCCGACACTCGCCGACAACCCGGACTACACCGCCATCATCAACGAGCGCCAACTGGCGCGGCTCAACAGCTACCTCAGCGACGCCACCAGCAAGGGCGCGCTGCTGATTCCGCTGTTCGACCAGGGCCAGGGCCGGCGCATGCCGCACAGCCTGCTGCTGAATGTCAGCGACGAGATGACGGTGATGCAGGACGAAATCTTCGGCCCGCTGCTGCCGATCGTGCCGTATCAGGATCTGGATCAGGCATTTGCTTACATCAATCAGCGGCCACGTCCTCTGGCTCTTTACTACTTCGGCTACGACAAACGCGAACAGAAGCGCGTACTCAGCGAAACCCATTCCGGTGGCGTCTGCCTCAACGACACGCTGCTGCATGTGGCGCAGGACGACATGCCATTCGGCGGCATCGGCCCTTCGGGCATGGGCCACTACCACGGTCACGAAGGTTTCCTGACGTTCAGCAAGGCCAAGGGCGTGCTGGTCAAACAGCGCTTCAACGCGGCGAAGCTGATCTACCCGCCCTACGGCAAATCCATTCAGAAGCTGATCCAGAAACTGTTCATTCGCTAA
- a CDS encoding multidrug transporter, protein MKSLQTLIVALLLCFSLTIQATEGGSGDPRYAIQNPPAYAMLGDLLIARPLLVVATVIGAGAFVVSLPFTALGGGIGDAGEALVVAPAKAAFVRCLGCTGEGFEQRE, encoded by the coding sequence ATGAAGTCCTTGCAAACCCTCATCGTCGCCCTGCTGCTGTGCTTCAGCCTGACCATTCAGGCCACGGAAGGCGGCAGCGGTGATCCTCGTTACGCCATCCAGAATCCACCGGCCTACGCCATGCTCGGCGATCTGCTGATTGCCCGACCATTGCTGGTGGTGGCGACGGTGATCGGTGCCGGGGCGTTCGTCGTGTCGTTGCCGTTCACCGCGCTGGGTGGCGGGATTGGCGATGCGGGAGAGGCGCTGGTGGTGGCGCCGGCGAAAGCGGCGTTCGTGCGTTGCCTGGGCTGCACAGGGGAGGGATTCGAGCAGCGCGAATGA
- a CDS encoding YfhL family 4Fe-4S dicluster ferredoxin gives MSLIITDDCINCDVCEPECPNAAISQGEEIYVIDPNLCTQCVGHYDEPQCQQVCPVDCIPLDEAHPETEEQLMEKYRKITGKA, from the coding sequence ATGTCCCTGATCATCACCGACGATTGCATCAACTGCGACGTCTGCGAACCCGAGTGCCCGAACGCCGCCATTTCCCAAGGCGAAGAGATCTACGTGATCGACCCGAACCTGTGCACCCAGTGCGTCGGCCACTACGACGAGCCGCAGTGCCAGCAGGTCTGCCCGGTGGATTGCATTCCACTGGACGAAGCCCATCCGGAGACTGAAGAACAGTTGATGGAGAAGTACCGCAAGATCACCGGCAAGGCTTGA
- a CDS encoding TetR/AcrR family transcriptional regulator, which translates to MAPRIKTSERIVQNSLELFNQQGERSISTNHIAAHMEISPGNLYYHFPNKQAIIAVLFSEYESLVDSFLRPPQGRAATVEDKRFYLKELLSAMWRYRFLHRDLEHLLDSDPDLAGRYRRFSQRCVIQGAAIYEGFVAAGILKMDRVQIESLTLNAWIILTSWVRFLCTTRENSNHLSEQAIKRGVYQVLVLEAGFVTEQARDEVNALFEEFYVPLAQALEERP; encoded by the coding sequence ATGGCCCCACGGATCAAAACCAGCGAGCGCATCGTGCAGAACAGCCTCGAGCTGTTCAATCAGCAGGGCGAGCGCAGCATCAGCACCAATCACATCGCCGCCCACATGGAGATTTCTCCGGGCAATCTGTACTACCACTTCCCCAACAAGCAGGCGATCATCGCCGTGCTGTTCAGTGAGTACGAAAGCCTGGTGGACAGCTTCCTGCGTCCGCCCCAGGGCCGTGCCGCGACGGTCGAAGACAAGCGTTTCTATCTCAAGGAGCTGCTGTCGGCGATGTGGCGCTACCGTTTCCTGCACCGCGATCTCGAGCATCTGCTCGACAGCGATCCGGATCTGGCCGGGCGTTACCGGCGCTTCTCCCAGCGCTGCGTGATCCAGGGCGCGGCGATCTACGAAGGCTTCGTTGCCGCCGGGATCCTGAAGATGGATCGGGTACAGATCGAGTCCCTGACCCTCAACGCGTGGATCATCCTCACCTCGTGGGTGCGCTTCCTGTGCACGACCCGGGAGAATTCCAATCACCTCAGCGAACAGGCCATCAAACGTGGCGTGTATCAGGTGCTGGTGCTGGAAGCGGGGTTTGTCACCGAGCAGGCCCGCGATGAGGTCAACGCCTTGTTCGAAGAGTTCTACGTGCCGCTGGCCCAGGCCCTCGAAGAAAGACCGTAA
- a CDS encoding GMC family oxidoreductase has product MPVPDPFREGLARGWKTYNGAQLTDDLTLEADVAIIGSGAGGGTTAEILSAAGYKVLLIEEGPLKTSSDFKLLEDQAYSNLYQEGIGRMSKDGAITILQGRAVGGTTLINWTSSFRTPEPTLEHWAKEHNVKGHSPADMAPWFEKMEQRLGVAPWMVPPNANNDVIRKGCEQLGYSWHVIPRNVRGCWNLGYCGMGCPTNAKQSMMVTTIPATLEKGGELLYLARAEKLLISGDKVTGLQCVAMDERCVEPTGHTITVKARHYVLAGGGINSPALLMRSDAPDPHKRLGKRTFLHLVNMSAGRFDEVINPFYGAPQSIYSDHFQWKDGTTGPMAYKLEVPPLHPALAATLLGGFGQESAQHMADLPHTHAMLALLRDGFHPDSQGGSVELRGDGSPVLDYQVSPYTWEGLRRSFHSMAEIQFAGGAKAVMPMHADARYVSSLAEARSLIDSLSLELYRTRLGSAHVMGGCAMGEDPKTAVTDSLGRHHQLSNLSIHDGSLFPTSIGANPQLSVYGLTAQLATSLGERLRNP; this is encoded by the coding sequence ATGCCTGTACCCGACCCGTTTCGCGAAGGCCTTGCCCGTGGCTGGAAAACCTACAACGGCGCACAACTGACCGATGACCTGACCCTGGAAGCCGATGTCGCCATCATCGGCAGCGGTGCCGGCGGCGGCACCACCGCGGAAATCCTCAGCGCAGCCGGCTACAAAGTGCTGCTGATCGAAGAAGGCCCGCTCAAGACCAGCAGCGATTTCAAACTGCTGGAAGATCAGGCCTACAGCAACCTCTATCAGGAAGGTATCGGCCGCATGAGCAAGGATGGCGCGATCACTATCCTTCAGGGCCGCGCAGTCGGCGGCACCACGCTGATCAACTGGACATCGAGTTTTCGCACGCCCGAACCGACCCTCGAACACTGGGCCAAAGAGCACAACGTCAAAGGCCACAGCCCCGCCGACATGGCGCCGTGGTTCGAAAAAATGGAGCAGCGCCTCGGCGTCGCCCCGTGGATGGTGCCGCCCAACGCCAACAACGACGTGATCCGCAAAGGCTGTGAACAACTCGGCTACAGCTGGCACGTGATCCCGCGCAACGTGCGCGGCTGCTGGAACCTCGGCTATTGCGGCATGGGCTGCCCGACCAACGCCAAGCAATCGATGATGGTCACGACCATTCCGGCGACTTTGGAAAAGGGCGGCGAGTTGCTGTATCTGGCCCGGGCCGAAAAGCTTTTGATCAGCGGCGACAAGGTCACCGGCCTGCAGTGCGTGGCGATGGACGAACGTTGCGTCGAGCCGACCGGACACACGATCACCGTCAAGGCGCGGCATTACGTGCTGGCCGGCGGCGGGATCAACAGCCCGGCGCTGCTGATGCGTTCGGACGCACCGGATCCGCACAAACGGCTGGGCAAGCGCACCTTCCTGCATCTGGTGAACATGTCCGCGGGGCGCTTCGACGAGGTGATCAACCCGTTCTACGGTGCGCCGCAGTCGATCTATTCGGACCATTTCCAGTGGAAGGACGGCACCACCGGCCCGATGGCCTACAAACTCGAAGTGCCGCCGCTGCACCCGGCGCTGGCCGCGACGTTGCTCGGTGGTTTCGGTCAGGAAAGCGCGCAACACATGGCGGACCTGCCGCACACCCACGCGATGCTCGCCTTGCTGCGTGACGGTTTTCACCCGGACAGCCAGGGCGGCAGCGTCGAGCTACGCGGTGACGGCTCGCCAGTGCTCGACTATCAGGTGTCGCCTTACACCTGGGAGGGTTTGCGCCGGTCATTCCACAGCATGGCCGAGATCCAGTTCGCCGGCGGCGCCAAAGCGGTGATGCCGATGCACGCCGATGCGCGTTACGTGAGCAGTCTGGCCGAGGCCCGCTCGTTGATCGACAGTCTGAGTCTGGAGTTGTATCGCACCCGCCTGGGCAGCGCCCACGTCATGGGCGGCTGCGCGATGGGCGAGGACCCGAAAACCGCCGTCACCGACAGCCTCGGCCGCCATCATCAACTGAGCAATCTTTCGATTCACGACGGCTCGCTGTTCCCCACCAGCATCGGCGCCAACCCGCAGTTGTCGGTGTACGGTCTGACGGCGCAACTGGCGACATCCCTCGGCGAACGGTTGAGAAACCCGTGA
- a CDS encoding HDOD domain-containing protein has protein sequence MPAQPQIMVDLQMEQYMPDPDLETIAKLISQDPGLSGSLLKIVNSPYYGLSNKITSIKRAVNLLGSRSIINLINAMSIKGEMNDDTIVTLNRFWDTAQDVAMTCLTLAKRVGTEASDEAYALGLFHDCGVPLMLQRFPDYMTTLEKAYANASAERRVVDTENDVYNTNHSVVGYYTAKSWRLPEHVSAAIANHHNAMAIFSDETSRNSQMKNLLAILKMAEHICASYRVLGNQTEDFEWQAVGPLVLEYIGLSDYDFETLKQTIRELGAH, from the coding sequence GTGCCCGCGCAGCCGCAGATCATGGTGGATCTGCAAATGGAGCAATACATGCCCGACCCGGACCTGGAGACGATCGCCAAGCTGATCTCCCAGGATCCCGGCCTGTCCGGCTCGCTGCTGAAAATCGTCAACTCGCCGTATTACGGCCTGAGCAACAAGATCACCTCGATCAAGCGCGCGGTGAACCTGTTGGGCAGCCGTTCGATCATCAATCTGATCAACGCGATGTCGATCAAGGGCGAGATGAATGACGACACCATCGTCACGCTCAACCGGTTCTGGGATACCGCCCAGGACGTGGCCATGACCTGCCTGACCCTGGCCAAGCGCGTCGGCACCGAGGCCAGCGACGAGGCTTACGCCTTGGGCCTGTTCCATGACTGCGGCGTGCCGCTGATGCTTCAGCGTTTCCCGGATTACATGACGACGCTCGAAAAGGCCTATGCCAACGCGAGTGCCGAGCGCCGGGTCGTGGACACCGAGAACGATGTCTACAACACCAATCATTCGGTGGTCGGTTATTACACCGCCAAATCGTGGCGCCTGCCGGAACACGTCAGTGCGGCCATCGCCAACCACCACAATGCCATGGCGATCTTCAGCGACGAGACTTCGCGCAACAGTCAGATGAAAAACCTGCTGGCGATCCTGAAAATGGCCGAGCACATCTGCGCGTCGTACCGCGTGCTGGGCAATCAGACCGAAGACTTCGAATGGCAGGCCGTCGGGCCGCTGGTGCTCGAATACATCGGCCTCTCGGATTACGACTTCGAAACGTTGAAGCAGACCATCCGCGAACTTGGCGCGCACTGA
- a CDS encoding hydrolase, with the protein MSPSSKPFIPAFGLGNPHLQTLWGPLWRKTVHLDRQRERLWLDDGDFLDLDWHGPHSAEAPLVLVLHGLTGSSNSPYVAGIQAALAAQGWASVALNWRGCSGEPNLLPRSYHSGASEDLAETIRHLKAKRPLAPLYAVGYSLGGNVLLKHLGETGSASGVLGAVAVSVPFRLDQCADRIGQGFSKVYQAHFMREMVAYIKNKQRQFQHDGREDGLAALAALGSLENMRTFWDFDGRVTAPLHGFADAEDYYRRASSRYFLGEIRTPTLIIQAADDPFVFPHSLPQASELSATTQFELQNKGGHVGFVDGTLRQPGYYLERRIPQWLADAGRG; encoded by the coding sequence GTGTCCCCTTCGTCTAAACCGTTCATCCCCGCCTTCGGCCTCGGCAATCCGCACCTGCAAACCTTGTGGGGGCCGCTGTGGCGCAAAACCGTGCACCTTGATCGCCAGCGCGAACGGCTGTGGCTGGACGACGGCGATTTCCTCGACCTCGACTGGCACGGCCCGCATAGCGCTGAAGCGCCATTGGTGCTGGTGCTGCACGGGCTGACCGGTTCTTCCAATTCGCCTTATGTCGCGGGAATCCAGGCAGCGCTCGCCGCCCAAGGCTGGGCCAGTGTCGCGCTGAACTGGCGCGGATGCTCCGGCGAGCCGAACCTGTTGCCGCGCAGCTACCATTCCGGCGCCAGCGAAGACCTCGCCGAAACCATTCGCCACCTGAAAGCCAAGCGGCCATTGGCACCGCTGTATGCGGTTGGCTATTCGCTCGGCGGCAATGTGTTGCTCAAGCATCTGGGGGAAACCGGCAGCGCCAGCGGCGTGCTCGGTGCGGTGGCGGTCTCGGTGCCGTTTCGCCTCGATCAATGTGCCGACCGTATTGGCCAGGGTTTCTCGAAGGTCTATCAGGCGCACTTCATGCGCGAGATGGTGGCCTACATCAAGAACAAGCAGCGTCAGTTCCAGCACGACGGGCGCGAGGACGGTCTCGCCGCACTGGCCGCCCTCGGCTCGCTGGAAAACATGCGCACTTTCTGGGATTTCGATGGCCGGGTGACCGCGCCGCTGCATGGCTTCGCCGATGCCGAGGATTACTATCGCCGCGCGTCGAGCCGCTATTTTCTCGGCGAGATCCGCACGCCGACCCTGATCATTCAGGCGGCTGACGACCCGTTCGTGTTCCCCCACAGCCTGCCGCAGGCCAGTGAGTTGTCGGCCACGACCCAGTTCGAATTACAGAACAAGGGCGGGCACGTTGGCTTCGTAGACGGCACGCTCCGCCAGCCGGGTTACTACCTGGAGCGACGGATTCCGCAGTGGCTGGCCGACGCGGGGCGCGGGTGA
- a CDS encoding twin-arginine translocation pathway signal protein: MHPSLTETPALSRRGLLKFSLGATAFLATAGLGASLSGCSSSVSANGFAALRSGDLLFLRALIPVMLEGAVAVEKIPAAIDGTLKSLDYSLDHLSPEMLKLTRQLFDVLGMAVTRGPLTGIWGSWENASPEAIRHFLERWENSSLSLLRMGHSSLLQMVMMAWYTRAESWAHCGYPGPPAV, from the coding sequence ATGCACCCAAGCCTGACCGAAACACCTGCCCTGTCGCGCCGTGGCCTGCTGAAATTCAGCCTGGGCGCCACGGCTTTTCTCGCCACCGCTGGCCTTGGCGCCAGCCTCAGCGGCTGTTCGTCGAGCGTTTCAGCCAACGGATTCGCCGCGTTGCGCAGCGGTGATCTGCTGTTTCTGCGCGCACTGATTCCAGTGATGCTGGAGGGCGCCGTTGCTGTGGAAAAGATCCCCGCCGCTATCGATGGAACCCTGAAGTCGCTGGATTACAGCCTCGATCACCTGTCGCCGGAAATGCTCAAGCTCACCCGGCAACTGTTCGATGTGCTGGGCATGGCGGTGACGCGCGGTCCATTGACCGGAATCTGGGGCAGTTGGGAAAACGCCAGCCCCGAGGCGATCCGCCACTTCCTCGAACGCTGGGAAAACAGCTCGCTGAGCCTGCTGCGCATGGGCCACAGCTCGTTGCTGCAAATGGTGATGATGGCCTGGTACACCCGCGCCGAATCCTGGGCCCATTGCGGTTACCCCGGCCCGCCCGCCGTATGA
- the mutM gene encoding bifunctional DNA-formamidopyrimidine glycosylase/DNA-(apurinic or apyrimidinic site) lyase encodes MPELPEVETTRRGIAPHLEGQRVSRVIVRDRRLRWPIPEDLDVRLSGQRIVLVERRAKYLLINAEVGTLISHLGMSGNLRLVEVGMPAAKHEHVDIELESGLALRYTDPRRFGAMLWSADPLNHELLIRLGPEPLTDLFDGERLYQLSRGRSMAVKPFIMDNAVVVGVGNIYATEALFAAGIDPRREAKGISRARYLKLAIEIKRILAAAIERGGTTLRDFIGGDGQPGYFQQELFVYGRGNEHCKVCGTGLREMKLGQRASVWCPRCQS; translated from the coding sequence ATGCCTGAATTGCCGGAAGTCGAAACCACCCGCCGCGGCATCGCCCCGCACCTGGAGGGCCAGCGCGTCAGCCGGGTGATCGTGCGTGACCGGCGTCTGCGCTGGCCGATTCCCGAAGACCTCGATGTGCGCCTGTCCGGGCAGCGCATCGTGCTGGTCGAGCGGCGCGCCAAGTATCTGCTGATCAACGCCGAAGTCGGCACGCTGATCAGCCACTTGGGCATGTCGGGAAACCTGCGGCTGGTTGAGGTCGGGATGCCGGCGGCCAAGCATGAGCATGTCGATATCGAACTGGAGTCGGGCCTGGCGCTGCGCTACACCGATCCTCGGCGTTTCGGGGCGATGCTCTGGAGCGCCGACCCGCTCAATCACGAATTGCTGATTCGTCTGGGCCCGGAGCCGTTGACCGATCTGTTCGATGGCGAGCGGTTGTATCAGCTGTCACGCGGGCGCTCGATGGCGGTCAAGCCGTTCATCATGGATAACGCGGTGGTGGTGGGGGTCGGCAATATCTATGCGACCGAAGCACTGTTCGCCGCCGGCATCGATCCGCGCCGTGAAGCCAAAGGCATTTCCCGGGCGCGTTATCTGAAGCTGGCGATCGAGATCAAACGCATCCTCGCTGCCGCCATCGAGCGCGGCGGCACCACGTTGCGTGATTTCATCGGTGGCGACGGGCAGCCGGGGTATTTCCAGCAGGAACTGTTTGTCTACGGGCGTGGTAACGAGCACTGCAAGGTCTGCGGCACGGGCCTGCGGGAAATGAAGCTCGGCCAGCGCGCCAGCGTCTGGTGTCCGCGCTGCCAAAGCTGA
- a CDS encoding sulfurtransferase, with the protein MPIAQLISPTALDARKAQPGLVILDCRFALEDPDYGQRSYAEGHIAGAHFADLERDLSGPVTKGVTGRHPLPEPAALIERLQVFGINNDSEVVLYDDGPGAYAARAWWLLAWLGKRDGVFILDGGLKAWHAAGLPLSLDPPSAARGNFSGQPDMSLLLSAEQLQQRLGQPALTLLDARALPRFKGEVEPIDPIAGHIPGAQCAAFTDNLGSDGRFLPADQLKQRFAAKLGERSPNDLVAYCGSGVTACHNLFALCLAGYPLGSLYAGSWSEWINEPSRGIATGE; encoded by the coding sequence ATGCCGATTGCGCAACTGATCAGCCCGACCGCACTGGATGCCCGCAAGGCGCAACCGGGGCTGGTGATTCTCGATTGCCGTTTTGCCCTCGAAGACCCGGATTACGGCCAGCGCAGCTACGCCGAAGGGCACATCGCCGGGGCACATTTCGCCGATCTTGAACGCGACCTCAGCGGCCCGGTGACCAAAGGCGTCACCGGTCGCCATCCGCTGCCGGAGCCGGCGGCGCTGATCGAACGGCTGCAAGTGTTCGGCATCAACAATGACAGTGAGGTGGTTCTGTATGACGACGGTCCCGGTGCCTATGCGGCGCGGGCCTGGTGGTTGCTGGCGTGGCTGGGCAAGCGCGACGGCGTGTTCATTCTCGATGGCGGGCTCAAGGCCTGGCATGCGGCGGGGCTGCCGTTGAGTCTCGATCCCCCGTCTGCGGCCCGGGGCAACTTCAGCGGCCAGCCGGACATGAGCCTGCTGCTCAGCGCCGAGCAATTGCAGCAGCGTCTCGGCCAGCCGGCCCTGACCCTGCTCGATGCCCGTGCCCTGCCGCGCTTCAAGGGTGAAGTGGAACCGATCGACCCGATCGCCGGGCACATCCCCGGTGCGCAATGCGCGGCGTTCACCGACAACCTGGGCAGCGACGGGCGCTTCCTGCCGGCCGATCAGCTCAAGCAGCGTTTCGCCGCAAAACTCGGCGAGCGTTCGCCGAACGATCTGGTGGCCTATTGCGGCTCCGGGGTGACGGCGTGTCACAACCTGTTCGCCCTGTGCCTGGCGGGTTATCCGTTGGGTTCGCTGTATGCCGGATCGTGGAGCGAGTGGATCAACGAGCCTTCGCGCGGTATTGCTACGGGCGAGTAA